From a single Patescibacteria group bacterium genomic region:
- a CDS encoding ZIP family metal transporter: MLNPIFASLFSILVISLISIVGVFLLFLKNRDLKVTSFILVSFASGALFGDAFIHLIPESFAKFSSTTTVSALILLGIILFFILEKFICWRHCHLPEEKAHHHPLVLMNIFGDGLHNFIDGAVIASSFMVSPPLGIATAVAVLAHEIPQEIGDFGILLYGGLEKRKAFLLNLASGATSIFGALLVFAIGDAKLTLILLPLAAGGFLYIAGSDLVPELKHHTGAQASFLQLIAMLLGIAIMFGLKFVG; the protein is encoded by the coding sequence ATGCTAAATCCAATCTTTGCTTCATTGTTTAGTATTTTAGTTATCAGCCTTATTTCTATTGTTGGAGTTTTTTTGCTATTCCTAAAAAACAGAGATCTCAAAGTTACATCATTTATCCTAGTCAGCTTTGCATCTGGCGCGTTATTTGGAGACGCTTTCATCCACTTAATTCCAGAATCCTTTGCCAAATTTTCCAGCACAACAACGGTTTCGGCGCTTATTCTATTGGGAATAATTCTGTTTTTTATTTTAGAAAAATTTATCTGCTGGAGGCACTGCCATCTACCAGAAGAGAAAGCTCACCACCATCCATTAGTACTCATGAATATTTTCGGAGATGGGTTACACAATTTTATTGACGGCGCTGTTATTGCATCAAGCTTTATGGTGTCACCTCCTCTTGGAATTGCAACTGCAGTTGCGGTTCTAGCGCATGAAATTCCTCAAGAAATTGGGGATTTTGGGATCCTGCTTTATGGCGGATTAGAAAAGAGAAAAGCGTTTTTATTAAATTTAGCGTCTGGCGCTACTAGCATTTTTGGGGCATTACTAGTCTTTGCTATTGGAGATGCAAAATTAACTTTAATACTACTTCCCTTAGCAGCAGGGGGATTCTTGTATATCGCAGGATCGGATTTAGTCCCGGAACTTAAACACCATACTGGGGCTCAAGCCTCTTTTCTACAACTCATTGCAATGCTACTTGGAATTGCCATTATGTTCGGATTAAAATTTGTAGGATAG
- a CDS encoding DUF192 domain-containing protein yields the protein MQTSQIFFVVLAFSVLGIIYIFYPRKSINIRSVDINGKKVGVEVVTTPTSMAKGLMFRKHLAENSGMLFIFGNSAKHSFWMANTLIPLDIIWIGNDKKIVDIKENAPPCTASVIRSFCTSYIPQEKANYVLEVNGSWCAKNGVKVGDFVSFD from the coding sequence ATGCAAACTTCTCAAATATTTTTTGTGGTTTTAGCTTTTTCTGTTCTTGGGATTATCTACATTTTTTATCCCAGAAAATCTATCAATATTAGGTCGGTAGATATCAATGGAAAAAAAGTTGGTGTTGAAGTCGTGACAACTCCAACTAGTATGGCAAAAGGTTTGATGTTTAGAAAACACCTTGCAGAAAATTCCGGGATGCTTTTTATTTTTGGTAATTCCGCTAAACATTCCTTTTGGATGGCAAACACCCTAATTCCCCTGGATATTATTTGGATTGGCAATGACAAAAAAATTGTGGATATTAAAGAGAATGCTCCACCCTGCACGGCTAGTGTAATCAGGTCCTTTTGTACTTCTTATATCCCACAAGAAAAAGCCAACTATGTGTTAGAGGTAAACGGCAGTTGGTGCGCAAAAAATGGGGTTAAGGTTGGTGATTTCGTTTCGTTTGATTAA